The Chryseobacterium sp. 52 genome includes a region encoding these proteins:
- a CDS encoding GNAT family N-acetyltransferase, whose translation MSNIIWKIKTFDEFTVPELYAVLKARIDVFVIEQNCPYPDLDNNDQKGIHIWAEENGEILAYCRVFDKGIKFDETSFGRVLTTEKARGKSLGKQLIRYAVDTIENRFHTSEIKISAQDYLLRFYSEFGFVDTGKKYLEDDIPHTEMIRK comes from the coding sequence ATGAGTAATATAATCTGGAAAATCAAGACTTTTGATGAGTTTACAGTTCCTGAGCTGTATGCTGTTTTAAAAGCACGTATTGATGTTTTTGTGATCGAACAGAACTGTCCTTATCCTGATTTGGATAATAACGACCAGAAGGGAATTCACATCTGGGCAGAGGAGAATGGAGAGATCCTTGCCTACTGCCGTGTTTTTGATAAAGGAATCAAGTTTGATGAAACTTCTTTCGGAAGAGTGCTTACGACGGAAAAGGCGAGAGGGAAAAGTTTGGGAAAGCAATTGATAAGATATGCTGTAGATACCATAGAAAATAGGTTCCATACTTCTGAGATTAAGATTTCAGCACAGGATTATTTATTAAGGTTTTATTCCGAATTCGGATTTGTAGATACCGGGAAAAAATATTTGGAAGATGATATTCCCCATACGGAAATGATCAGAAAATAA
- a CDS encoding response regulator, which translates to MFKKILIAEDHESSSISVQKTLEELNIPNVDYVYYCDDALAKVQKSFREDELYDLLITDLSFEEDHHEQNIQDGRELIQKIRELQPSLKVIVFSGEHKSGIIESLFTEYKINGFVRKARNDSKELKKAIASVYVNENYLSLDLKQEVKKLNSYEFTSYDITLVSLLSQGVLQKNIPTYLQNNNITPNSLSSVEKRLNSLKDALGVTSNEQLIAFCKDLGII; encoded by the coding sequence ATGTTCAAAAAAATTTTAATAGCCGAAGACCACGAAAGCAGCAGTATTTCTGTCCAAAAAACATTGGAAGAACTCAACATTCCAAATGTTGATTATGTATATTATTGCGATGATGCATTAGCAAAAGTTCAAAAATCGTTTCGGGAGGATGAACTTTATGATTTATTAATTACTGATCTTTCTTTTGAAGAGGATCATCACGAACAAAATATCCAGGACGGCAGAGAACTGATCCAAAAAATAAGAGAATTACAGCCTTCTTTGAAAGTAATTGTCTTTTCCGGAGAACATAAATCAGGAATTATAGAATCTCTTTTTACTGAATATAAAATCAATGGATTCGTTCGAAAAGCCAGAAATGATTCCAAAGAACTGAAAAAGGCAATCGCATCCGTTTATGTCAATGAAAACTATCTGTCGCTTGACCTTAAACAGGAAGTAAAAAAGCTCAATAGTTATGAGTTTACCTCTTATGACATTACGCTTGTTTCGCTCCTTTCTCAGGGGGTTCTTCAAAAAAACATTCCGACTTATCTGCAGAATAATAATATTACACCTAATAGTCTCAGCAGTGTGGAAAAAAGGTTAAATAGTTTAAAAGATGCGCTGGGAGTTACAAGCAATGAACAATTGATCGCTTTCTGCAAAGACCTCGGAATTATATAA
- a CDS encoding ATP-binding protein, which yields MKKFFLIVLSMLLFSCNNKKSEKISIAKAYFDKARADTTGSSFYYFNLSKNLYFEANDSIEGARSLVNMAIIQEGKGDYYGSLETSLEADRCLEKKEDSLSRRILASNFNNMAICSSYLYYFDETIKYYKKALQYSDDTENKYMYHNNLGAALITLGKYKEAQKSIKLALPTSDSLKYAMFINNMARAKHYENQNYNPLPEFHKALEIRQKNGTDENSSYAALSNYFFYLDKKKALSYANAMLNTAKKNNSSEDQLQALQKIINLDPEHYLAYFQKFQALNDSVQVARSKAKNQFAIIRYDVEKKNADNLKLKAEKTRQYAISVILVIAMVFIISLYWRRQKRLKQENELKIKENQLRLSKRVHDVVANGIYQVMTKIENQEHFDKENALDELEFVYEKSRDISYEKPQPEDDKKEYKEKTSSLIASFKNEMTETYTVGNEDEIWTGISQSAFEDVYQIIRELLVNMKKHSQASRVIFKFERLENTVKIQYTDNGVGISGEMIYKNGLTNTGSRIAANHGEIIFDNATEKGLKINISFPVS from the coding sequence ATGAAAAAGTTTTTTCTCATCGTTTTATCGATGTTACTTTTTTCCTGCAATAACAAAAAATCTGAAAAAATTAGTATTGCAAAAGCATATTTTGATAAGGCAAGGGCAGATACAACGGGCTCATCTTTCTATTATTTTAATCTGTCCAAAAATTTATATTTTGAAGCAAATGACTCTATCGAAGGAGCTCGGTCTCTAGTAAATATGGCCATTATTCAGGAAGGTAAAGGAGATTATTATGGAAGCCTTGAAACCTCTCTTGAAGCCGATCGGTGTCTGGAGAAAAAGGAAGATAGCTTAAGCAGACGAATATTAGCCTCGAATTTTAATAATATGGCAATTTGCTCTTCTTACCTCTACTATTTTGACGAAACCATCAAGTACTACAAAAAAGCACTTCAATACTCTGATGATACAGAAAATAAATATATGTATCATAATAATCTGGGAGCCGCATTAATAACATTAGGAAAATATAAAGAAGCTCAGAAAAGTATAAAACTAGCTTTGCCAACTTCAGACAGTTTAAAATATGCTATGTTTATTAACAATATGGCTCGGGCAAAACATTATGAGAATCAAAACTACAATCCTCTTCCTGAGTTCCATAAAGCCCTGGAAATAAGACAAAAAAATGGGACAGATGAAAATTCCAGTTATGCAGCTTTATCCAATTATTTTTTCTATTTAGATAAAAAGAAAGCATTGTCTTATGCAAATGCAATGCTAAATACTGCTAAAAAGAACAACAGTTCAGAAGATCAATTACAAGCATTACAAAAAATAATAAACTTAGATCCTGAACATTACTTAGCCTATTTTCAAAAATTTCAAGCACTTAATGACAGTGTACAGGTTGCCAGAAGTAAAGCTAAAAATCAGTTTGCTATCATAAGATATGATGTAGAAAAAAAGAATGCTGATAATCTAAAATTAAAAGCTGAAAAAACTAGACAATATGCGATTTCAGTCATTTTAGTTATTGCTATGGTTTTTATCATAAGCTTATACTGGAGAAGGCAAAAAAGACTCAAGCAGGAAAATGAGCTAAAAATTAAAGAAAATCAACTTAGACTGTCCAAAAGAGTCCACGATGTTGTCGCCAACGGAATTTACCAGGTGATGACCAAAATAGAAAATCAGGAACATTTTGATAAAGAAAATGCTCTTGATGAACTGGAATTCGTGTATGAAAAGTCAAGAGACATTTCCTATGAAAAGCCGCAGCCTGAAGATGATAAAAAGGAATATAAAGAGAAAACATCCAGCCTTATCGCTTCTTTTAAGAACGAGATGACCGAAACCTATACCGTAGGAAACGAGGACGAGATATGGACCGGTATTTCTCAATCTGCTTTTGAAGATGTATACCAGATCATCCGGGAGCTTTTGGTTAATATGAAAAAGCACAGCCAGGCTTCACGTGTTATTTTTAAATTTGAAAGACTCGAAAATACTGTCAAAATTCAATATACAGATAATGGTGTTGGCATCTCCGGAGAAATGATTTACAAAAATGGACTTACGAATACGGGTTCCCGTATTGCAGCTAACCATGGAGAAATTATTTTTGACAACGCAACCGAAAAAGGACTGAAGATTAATATTTCATTTCCTGTTTCTTAA
- the msrA gene encoding peptide-methionine (S)-S-oxide reductase MsrA — protein MDNNNVEQITFGGGCFWCVESCFNMLKGVHAAVSGYTGGHKDNPTYEEVCTGETGHAEVVQITFDPKIISYAQLMDVFFFLHDPTQLNRQGNDIGTQYRSVIYYKDDAEKAKAEEALKSSEDSGKWPGTYVTEISLLEKFWPAEQYHQGYYNVNPTQPYCSAVVGPKIQKFKKHFGALGMLNEA, from the coding sequence ATGGACAATAATAATGTAGAACAGATCACTTTCGGAGGCGGATGCTTCTGGTGTGTGGAAAGCTGTTTCAATATGCTTAAAGGCGTACACGCTGCCGTTTCAGGATATACCGGAGGGCACAAAGACAACCCAACCTATGAAGAAGTGTGTACAGGAGAAACCGGACACGCTGAAGTGGTACAGATCACTTTCGATCCCAAAATCATTTCTTACGCACAGCTGATGGATGTATTCTTCTTTCTTCACGATCCTACCCAACTGAACAGACAGGGTAATGACATCGGAACACAATACCGTTCTGTCATTTATTATAAAGACGACGCTGAAAAAGCAAAGGCAGAAGAAGCTCTGAAATCCTCTGAAGATTCAGGAAAATGGCCTGGAACATACGTGACTGAGATATCCCTGCTGGAGAAGTTCTGGCCCGCAGAACAGTATCATCAGGGATATTACAACGTCAATCCTACACAACCCTATTGCAGCGCAGTGGTAGGTCCAAAGATCCAGAAGTTTAAAAAACATTTCGGAGCGCTGGGAATGCTGAATGAGGCTTAA
- a CDS encoding ROK family protein: MSLIDLSKQVALGIDIGGTNTKFGVVNHRGEVLEKGNLRTDEYEKVEDFIDALYEKVKPLIDKHGTEKNFDGIGVGAPNANYYKGTIEQAPNLPWKGLVPFSELMNAKFNLPCTITNDANAAALGEMLFGAARGMKDFIMITLGTGVGSGIISNGSLIYGHDGFAGELGHTIVKPGGRKHWSTGSEGSLEAYASATGIAITAKKMRAEFPESMLNQYPEETINSKTVHECALKGDPIAMEVFRYTGQKLGEALANFVMFSSPEAILLFGGVIKAGDFILKPAKLHMERNLLPIFRNKVKLVFSELDEADAAILGASALVWEK, from the coding sequence ATGTCATTAATAGATTTATCAAAACAAGTTGCTCTCGGAATTGATATCGGCGGAACGAATACAAAGTTCGGAGTAGTAAACCACCGCGGTGAAGTTCTGGAAAAAGGAAATCTGAGAACTGATGAGTACGAGAAAGTAGAAGACTTTATCGATGCTTTATACGAAAAGGTTAAACCCCTGATCGATAAGCACGGTACAGAGAAAAACTTTGACGGAATCGGGGTAGGTGCTCCTAATGCCAACTATTATAAAGGAACTATAGAGCAGGCACCTAATTTACCCTGGAAAGGCCTAGTTCCTTTCAGCGAACTGATGAATGCCAAATTCAATCTGCCGTGTACCATCACCAACGATGCCAATGCAGCAGCGCTTGGAGAAATGCTTTTCGGAGCAGCACGCGGAATGAAAGATTTCATTATGATCACGCTGGGAACAGGAGTAGGAAGTGGAATTATCTCAAACGGAAGCCTGATTTACGGGCATGACGGTTTTGCAGGAGAGCTGGGTCATACGATTGTAAAACCCGGCGGCAGAAAACACTGGAGCACAGGATCTGAAGGAAGTCTGGAAGCATATGCTTCCGCAACAGGAATTGCAATCACCGCTAAGAAAATGAGGGCAGAATTTCCTGAATCTATGCTGAATCAGTATCCGGAAGAAACGATTAACTCAAAAACGGTGCATGAATGTGCATTGAAGGGTGATCCTATCGCTATGGAAGTGTTCAGATATACAGGACAGAAACTGGGTGAAGCTTTGGCGAATTTCGTTATGTTTTCTTCCCCTGAAGCCATTCTACTATTTGGAGGCGTAATCAAAGCCGGAGATTTTATCCTGAAGCCCGCAAAACTTCATATGGAAAGAAACCTTCTTCCGATCTTTAGAAATAAAGTTAAACTGGTTTTCAGTGAGCTGGACGAAGCCGATGCTGCCATTCTGGGAGCAAGTGCCCTGGTTTGGGAAAAATAA
- a CDS encoding PepSY-associated TM helix domain-containing protein, with protein sequence MKKKHHKNKPGFFKKWSAKLHLWFGLGIGFLIFIISITGALYVFKDELENLTRKDVIFHNEQNIEQKQVLPIRMMEKSVTQQVKEKYPVHWVNVPIDKKRSYIFYWYEHNTKAWNYFDELPIYKAAYVNPYTGKVLRTYDEKNGFFNIVKMIHWSFLLKQDWGPYVVGIPVIIFLIMLITGIVLWWPKNKSARKQRLSFKWKNIKSWKRKNYDLHNILGFYSSIFALVFTITGLFYAYFVVQAMIYVIFSGGETTYPDFSHIKTKAPIELRTEGTLDKIINTVNKKYPDAFGFAIDLGHEHMDDHEHPNFEVYVKHLSYSYHKSSSLIFDENSGELLHTHDPKDKNFGEKVVGANYDIHVGSILGLPTKIIAFIVSLICASLPVTGFMVWWGRRKKKPVKTA encoded by the coding sequence ATGAAGAAAAAACATCATAAAAATAAACCGGGGTTCTTTAAAAAATGGTCAGCCAAGCTGCATTTGTGGTTTGGTCTGGGGATCGGATTTCTGATCTTTATCATTTCCATTACAGGAGCACTCTATGTTTTTAAGGACGAATTAGAAAACCTCACCAGAAAGGATGTTATCTTTCACAACGAACAGAATATAGAGCAGAAACAGGTTCTTCCAATAAGAATGATGGAAAAATCTGTTACCCAGCAGGTAAAAGAAAAGTATCCCGTTCACTGGGTAAATGTTCCTATCGACAAAAAAAGATCATACATATTTTACTGGTATGAACACAATACAAAAGCATGGAACTATTTTGATGAACTCCCGATCTATAAAGCAGCCTACGTAAACCCTTATACGGGGAAAGTTCTCAGAACATATGATGAAAAGAACGGATTCTTCAATATTGTAAAAATGATCCACTGGAGCTTCCTTTTGAAGCAGGACTGGGGACCTTATGTTGTAGGAATTCCCGTGATTATCTTCCTCATCATGCTCATCACAGGAATTGTGCTGTGGTGGCCTAAAAACAAATCAGCCAGAAAACAGCGTTTGTCTTTCAAATGGAAAAATATAAAAAGCTGGAAAAGAAAGAATTATGACCTTCACAACATCCTGGGTTTTTATTCTTCCATCTTTGCTTTAGTCTTCACGATTACAGGACTCTTCTATGCGTACTTTGTGGTACAGGCGATGATCTATGTGATATTCTCCGGCGGGGAAACCACCTATCCGGATTTTTCCCACATTAAAACAAAAGCTCCCATAGAATTAAGAACAGAAGGAACGCTGGATAAAATCATCAATACAGTCAATAAGAAATACCCTGACGCTTTCGGTTTCGCCATCGATCTCGGACATGAACATATGGACGATCATGAGCATCCGAACTTCGAAGTCTACGTAAAACATCTTTCTTATTCTTATCACAAAAGCAGCAGCCTGATTTTTGATGAAAACTCAGGGGAACTCCTTCATACCCATGATCCTAAGGACAAAAACTTCGGTGAAAAAGTAGTGGGAGCCAACTATGACATCCATGTAGGATCTATTTTAGGACTTCCTACAAAGATCATTGCATTCATTGTCAGCCTGATCTGTGCATCACTTCCGGTAACAGGATTCATGGTCTGGTGGGGAAGAAGAAAAAAGAAACCCGTTAAAACAGCTTAA